The sequence below is a genomic window from Oceanispirochaeta sp..
TTTTTACCCTCCCCCCAGCACAGGAAACAAGATCAAATGCACGGCTCTTAGTTATAAGAATGAATTGAGAGTCTCCTTCGGCAGTCTAATGAAGGAGACAGAGATAGAGCGTCTCTTTTATACGGGCCTGCGCCAAAAAGAGATAAGAGTTAGAATTGAAAGTAACCGGTTTTACTGAGCCCGATAAGATCCTGGAGGAAAATATGCCCTATTGTTCAAGATGCGGAGTGGAAGTGTACGAAGATGCCGAAGAATGCCCCCTCTGCCAGTCCCCCATCCAGAAATTCTCCTCAGACCCTGTTTCGGGAAGAACCTTTCCAGAAGACGAGATGGCCTCTCCCCACCCTCCCCGGATGAATAAGAAGGAAAGACTTCACCTGGCTTCGGTTCTGACGGGATTCGGAATGCTGATACCGGTCCTGATCACCTTGTCTGTTGACCTGACCATCAACAGGATACTGACCTGGTCCTACTATCCAACAATTATTCTGGCAGGCTGCCTTCTGATTGTCCTGACAGCCCTGTATTCCACCAGGAAGCCGGGACAGCTTATATGGCTTGTTTTCCTGATCATCTGTGGGACTATGCTCTCCCTTCAAACTTTTACAGGTGCTTCAATGGCGGCTCTTACATTAGGGTACCCCATTGTTCTGTCTGCAGCGGTATCCAGCCATCTGGTAGTTCTATGCTCTTCCCGGGCAAAAAGAAAGGGTTCCAATGTGGCGGCATATATTCTTGTCGGTCTGGCTTTATTCTGCGTTCTGACAGATTTGCTGCTGAGTTACAGCCTGAATGGAAGAATGATGCCCGGATGGTCTCTTATAGTCGTAGCTGCAACACTTCCTATATCACTGATCCTGATATACCTTCATTACAGAAAAAACAAAGAGTCAAAATTTAAGAAATATTTCCATTTCTAAAGACCTCAGGTTTCTTCCATATCGCCGGTAAATTGCTTCTTTTTCTCGATTTCTTTGGCAGAATTGGTAATCTCTTTTTTAAGAACCCGGATCTCCTGAC
It includes:
- a CDS encoding DUF6320 domain-containing protein — its product is MKVTGFTEPDKILEENMPYCSRCGVEVYEDAEECPLCQSPIQKFSSDPVSGRTFPEDEMASPHPPRMNKKERLHLASVLTGFGMLIPVLITLSVDLTINRILTWSYYPTIILAGCLLIVLTALYSTRKPGQLIWLVFLIICGTMLSLQTFTGASMAALTLGYPIVLSAAVSSHLVVLCSSRAKRKGSNVAAYILVGLALFCVLTDLLLSYSLNGRMMPGWSLIVVAATLPISLILIYLHYRKNKESKFKKYFHF